Within the Catalinimonas niigatensis genome, the region GGCTTCCTTCTTATCCGGGTCTATGACATTCCCATCTTCGTCCTGTATGGCCTGGGTATAGATGGTAAAGGGGTTTCTGCGGTTGTAAGCATTGTAGATGGCAAAATTCCAGGAGGTCTTCCAGCGACGATTCGCATTTCTGCGCGGCTCATAGTTGGCTGACAGGTCCAGACGATGAAAGTCGGGCAAACGATAGGAGTTGCGATCAGAAAACAGGTCTACATTGTAGTCATCAAATACATAGCGCCCAACAGGCAGCGTAAAGGGTCTTCCGGTAGAGTAGGTAAACGTTCCTCCTATGGACCACTGATCATTTACTCCATAATTAGCCATGATGTTGGCAACATGGCGACGGTCATAATTGGCCGCAAAGACCTGATCCCGGTTTACCCCCGGTATGCTTAGTTCTGTTTTAGACAAGGTATAACTGGCAAATCCGGTGATGCGTCCTTTGTTCTTTTGCAGAAAAAGCTCCATTCCGTAAGATTCACCTTCACCCTGACGGTATTCTACCGGAGCATCCTGGTTCAACAGCAGGTTGGCGTTGTCGGCAAAATCGGTCACATCCTGCATTTTCTTGTAGTAGGTCTCCACCGAGAAAGCATACATATTGTCGTTGAAGTTCTGAAAATATCCCAAAGCCAGCTGATCAGCAATCTGGGGGTCCAGATAAGGAGAGCTGGGTGTCCAGGTGTTGAAGGGCACCGGAACGGTAGAGTTAGACATCAGATGGACGTACTGTACCATGCGGTTGTAAGAGAGCTTGAGGGAATTCTCTTTGCCCAGTAGATACCTGGCACTGAAACGAGGCTCCAGATTGGCAAATGTCTTGATCGGCTTCATACTACCATAATAGGTGGAGTCCGTGATGCGCACATTGACATTGTCAGGCAGGCCCTGATCGTTTTTGGCATATTCGTAGATCGTTGTTTCTCCTACATTCTGGAAGACCGACAGCCTCAGGCCATAGAGTAAGGACAACCTTTGGGTAAGCTGCTGCTCATTGCTGAGATACAAAGCGTAATCCATCGCATACATCTTATCCATTTCTACATTGCCAAAATAAGATTCTTCGCTTCCCGGCTTTACCGTTCCCGGAGAAAAGCGGCGGTAAGACGCCTGCAATCCAAAGCTCAACACGTTTTTAGGATTGACGAAGTAGTTGAAATCCTGCTTCAGCGAAAACTCCTGCAGGTTGGCACTCCAGTCAAACTCAGCAGCAGACTGCTCACTTGCCAGGGTATAGTCAAAGTTGCTGGCAATGAGGGTGGTGTTGGAGAAAAGCTTTTCGTTGAAAAGGTGGTTCCAGCGGAAAGTCCCAGTCTTGTTGCCCCAGTTAAACCCAAAGATGTTGCTGAAATTAAAAGCATCTCTACCGGCGTAAGCGGCCAGAAAGAAACGGTTTTTATTATCGGGCTTCCAGTTCACTTTTGCATTGATGTCATAAAAATATACCTGGTTCTCACTGAGGTCTTCATCAGGGGACATTTTCAGAAACACGTCCGCATAAGAACGGCGGGCCGACAGCAGAAAGGAGCTGTTTTCATTGGCAATCGGCCCTTCCAGCATTACTTTGCTGGCCAGCAGACCAATACTACCGGAACCGGAAAGCTGCTGGTTGTTGCCATCTTTGGTACGTACTTCCAGTATGGAAGACAGGCGACCGCCAAACTGAGCAGGAATACCCCCTTTATACAGCTCCGAATCTTTGATCACATCGGCATTAAAGACGGAGAACAGACCGAAAAAGTGAGAAGGGTCGTAGATGGGTGCTTCGTCAATCAGGATCAGGTTCTGATCGGCCCCGCCACCTCTCACAAAATAGCCGGAGGTACCCTCACCGGCAGAGATCACGCCGGGCATCATCTGCACGGTCTTGATGATATCAGGCTCACCAAAGAGCGCCGGTGTTTTCTTCACCAGGTCCACCGGAATGTCATTGCGGCTCATCTCAATACGCTCCACGTTCTTAAACTCATCGGCCCGCTCTTCAGAGATGATCACCTCCTGCATTTCTGTGACAGAAGGGTCCAGGGAAATGTTTAATTCCTGATTGCTATTGAGATCCACTGTTTCAGTCAATGTCTGAAAGCCTACATAGCTGAATTCTACCTCATATGTAGCAGGAGGCAAACTGAGGGCATAAAATCCGTATACGTTGGTCACTACACCTGCACCTTTTTCTTTCACCAGTACGGTGACACCAATCAGTTCTTCACCGTTGGTTACGTCTTTGATATAGCCATTCAAGGTAAATTTTTGCTGGGCCTGTAAGGTTTGGTAAAATCCCGTCAACAGTATCATTGACAGAAAGACTAATTTTTTCATGGGGTTTGGGTTAATAAAGCTTCAAAATTATTGGTGTTACGCTTCTGAAAAGCTTTCGGCATTTTCAGCTTTTGTTTGTTATGAAGCAGAATTGGGTTAACGTTGCTTCATTCTTTTGTTTGTTTCTATAGCTAATACAGGCAAGGCATCTTCTACCCTACCTTCCTGTCGGTTTTTTCTAAAGTTTTTTTCTGATTTGCTTCATCCCTTTATTCAGACCATTCACACTGGCCTTTGACCAATTCACCCAGAAAAAAAATACCCGTAGTTTCCTGCTTGTTTATCTTAGTTGTATATCTACTCAACCATGAAAAGCTTAAGAGAAGACGTACTCCTGTCCAGACTCATCCAAATGAGCTTCATGGGCACACTAATCCTCATTGGTATGCTATTATTGCTACAGGAGTACGGGATACCGATGTCTGATTTTGTGTTCCATAAAGAATTACAAGAGCTTCCTGTCCTAAATCAGGCAGATTCTCTGGCACAGACAGAAAAATCACCCTGGCTTAAGCATTCCATGGATTGGATGGAAACCACCTTTTTGAGCCTGCCAGACCGTTGAAATAAAAAGTATTTATTAATTTGTGTACAGACTTCGTTTTGATTTAGAGCAACGATGCTTTAACATTGGTCAGAATTTGATGTCCGTAAAAAGCGCTTAAGCGATACATATCAGCGCACTATTTCTTTCCCTGCTGCTCTATCCCAGAATGGCCGGGATATATTGGATATAAAGAGAAATGAAGAAGAGATGAAAAAAATACTTTTTATAGATCGTGATGGCACCATCATCATTGAACCGGAAGACAAGCAGATAGATTCTCTGGAAAAACTTGAATTTTTACCCAAGGCCATTTCCAATCTGCGCAAACTGGCAGAAGAGACAGATTATGAATTTGTGATGGTGACCAACCAGGATGGCCTGGGTACGGACTCTTTTCCTGAAGAGACTTTCTGGCCAGCGCACAATAAAATGCTGAAGATTCTGGAAGGAGAAGGCATCACCTTTAAAGCTATTCATATAGACCGCAGCTTTGGGCACGAGAACAAGCCTACGCGCAAGCCAGGAACCGCCATGCTTACTGAATATATGGATAATGAGGCGTATGATCTGACTCATTCTTATGTGCTCGGCGACCGTCTGACAGACGTAGCGTTGGCCAAAAATCTGGGAGCCAAAGCTATTTATGTTTCCGAAGAGCAGGCAAATAAGGCTGCATTAAGCACTACCGACTGGGACAAAATTTATGAATTTCTTCGCCTGCCTGCCCGAACGGCTGAAGTACGGCGTACTACCAAGGAAACGGATATTGAAATTTACCTGAACCTGGATGGTCAGGGGCAAACCAATATCCATACCGGATTAGGTTTCTTTGATCATATGCTGGACCAGTTGGGAAGGCACTCCGGTGCTGACCTCAAAGTAAAAGTTAAAGGTGACCTGCATATTGACGAACACCATACCATAGAAGACACCGCCCTGGCTTTGGGCGAAGCTTATCGCAAAGCCATTGGAGATAAAAAAGGCATCATGCGCTATGGTTTTTTGCTACCGATGGATGAGTCGCTGGCACAGGTGGCTATAGACTTTGGCGGACGACCCTGGCTGATCTGGGAGGCTGAATACAAGCGGGAAAAAATTGGAGATATGCCTACCGAAATGTTTTATCATTTCTTCAAATCCTTTTCTGATACTTCACTGAGCAATATCAATATCAAGGTAGAAGGAGACAATGAGCACCATAAGATTGAGGCTACCTTCAAGGCACTGGCTAAAGCCATCAAAATGGCGGTGAGCCGGGATCTTAAAAACCTAGACAAATTGCCAAGTACCAAAGGAGTATTATAAAACAAAAAACGCTCAGAGATTAATCTGAGCGTATCCTTCTCACTTTGTGGTTGAGCTTCCTCCGCTACTTTCCAAAAGCTTCTCTTCCATAATCCAGATTGGTACTATATACCGGAAGACTGATTCTGATCAAGGCAAAAAACCCTTTGGCACTTACGCTGGGCCTTGCACCAATTTCAGCTCCATAACCCCAGCTTAATTCACGATTATACTTTCCTTCCAGACCCAGGCGAAAGCCTATTTTCTTGGTTTCCACATTCTGAGTAGAGAATGTGCGCATCTGAGTAGTCATAGGATCTCTGTATTGTATGTCGTCAATCTCTATACTGGGTGCAAACATGATATCCAGAAAGGTGGTCAGCAAGAGGTCATCCGATAGGACCCCAAAACCTTTGTCAGGTTTGATGGCCATATTTTTGATCCATGTCATAGAACCGCCTATAAATGCCCCTTTTACACTTTGGTTGGAATGTGAATACAAATCTGACGGAAAAGCTCCGATCCCATCTTCAATAATAATTTCCTGATCCGTAGCAATACGCTTAAGGTCAATAGAAGTGGAATAAGCAAAACCTCCCAGTCGTGCTCCGATTACCTTTCTTACTTTGCAAGGGATGATGGTATGTTCCGGCACTTGTGAAGCCCAGCGATTACCTTTCTGATAACGCTTAGAATACAGTATCATCTTGGTTTCAGTGTCTGATTCCTCATCTTTGACATGATACGTACCTCCCAGTTCCATGAAGATAAAACTATTGGGTTTATTGGCTACCGAAGAATTTTTATAGGCAATGTCTCTTACAAAATCTGTTGAACGGGCATACGCATGGCGAAAATTTGCAAAGAAGTCTGCTTTGTCTTTATGCAGATAGTTGGCACCTATGCCAAAGCCAGCGTTGACGTTGGTAGCAAACAATTCTGTGTATAAGGGCTGCAGATGAATAAAGAGCTTATTGATAGCGTAAGGGTCATCATAAAGCTCTTCGTAAGTGATTGCTTCCTTTACCAAATCACTCTGCGCAAAGGCAGTATTGACCGTAAAAAGTAAGGCCGCTATCAGATAAAGTATATTTTTCAAATTCACTATGATTCGCATTATGTAGAGATATGATCACTATTGCGAAGCTATAGACATTTATGCAAAAAAAATCCTTAATAAGATAGAGACATTGCACAAGTAATAAAGCCACTGTAAAAGTGGCTCTATTTGAATCTGATCAGTGTATTTCTTTTAACGCCTGATAATTTGCGTCGATGATTCTGTCAGCGATTTCATCCGTGATGGCATGCGAAACAAACAGGGCTTCGTACTGTGAGGGAGCCAGGTAAATCCCCTGATTGAGCATGCTGCGGAAATACTTACCAAAAAGCTCAGTATCAGAAGTACTGGCTGAATTGTAATCAAATACCTCCTGGTCTGTGAAGAAAAGACAAAACATAGAACCCTGCTGGGTTAAAGTATAGTTAAGCCCTAGCTTTTCCAGATTCTGGCGGTAGCCATTTACAATTTTGGTGGTAACCCTATCCAGGTCCTCATAGATTTTTGAATTTTCATTTAAGTGACTGAGTATCGCATAGCCTGCTGCCATAGCGATTGGGTTTCCCGAAAGGGTTCCCGCCTGGTAAACCGGCCCAACGGGGGAAACAAAATCCATGATTTCTTTTTTACCACCATAAGCGCCTACCGGCATGCCGCCGCCGATAATTTTACCCAGAGTAGTCATATCCGGGGTAACTCCGTATAGCTCCTGTGCCCCACCTTTGGCGAGCCTGAATCCTGTCATCACTTCATCAAAAATGAGTACGATTCTTTCTTCATCACAAAGTTTGCGCAAATCCTGCAAGAAGCCCTCTTTAGGCAGTATACAGCCCATATTACCTGCCACTGGCTCAAGGATGATAGCAGCTATTTGTCCTTTGTTCGTTTCTACCAGCTTTCTAACAGAAGTGATATCATTAAAATCAGCTAGCAAGGTATCCTGTGCAGTACCTTCGGTAACGCCCGGACTATTAGGTATGCCCATGGTCATAGCGCCGCTACCAGCAGCAATGAGAAAGGAATCTCCGTGACCATGATAACAACCGGCAAACTTGATCAGCTTATCTTTACCGGTATAACCTCTGGCCAGGCGCACTGCTGACATGGTAGCCTCTGTACCGGAGTTAACCATGCGCACTTTTTCAATAGACGGCACCATATCCACGATCAGTGCTGCTATTTCTACTTCTTTGGCTGTGGGTGCTCCAAAGGAAAGGGAACGGGGAATAGCTTCTGAAACTGCCTTTTCAATGATCTCATGGCTATGACCGAGGATCATAGGCCCCCAGGAATTGATGAGTTCTATGTATTGGTTATTGTCCTCATCATAAACATAAGCTCCTTTGGCCGACTTGATGAAAAGCGGATCTCCACCTACTGCTTTGAAAGCTCTTACCGGTGAGTTTACCCCACCAGGTATATATTGTTGTGCTTTTGAAAATAGTGAACGACTTCTATCAAAAATAGGCATGAAATTGTATAATGATTTTAGTGCAAAAAATATTCTTTCCTGGTTCAGGGACGTACATCTACCTGCTTGAGTTGAGCTTCTTCATACTTTACAATAGGTACTAGCTGATTATCATTCGCATTGAAGTAATCATATCCAGAATAAAACAGGCTATTAATTTTATCTTTTTGAGTATAAAATTCCTGAAAGTATACGCCATATCTGTCCAGCATATTTCCAATGTAAGCCATCAGGTCATAACCTACGTAAGTGTATTTGTTGGGGATTTCGTAAAATCTTTTGCGATAACGTTCTTTAAAATCCTTAAATTTTTCGTTTGAAGGATCGATATAACTTGGCGAAATCAGGTATTCCTCAAAACCCTCCAGTTGGTCATACGAGATTGTACTGACTTCCAACCATTCTTCACTTCCTATCACTGGAACTTTGTGCTCAGCCATAACAACAGCGCTAACTGTATTGCTGATAATCAAATCTTTGCCTGAAGCAACATAGATCAGGTTATCTTCTCCCAGTTCGTTTAACATTTCAACCAACTCTCCTATACGCTCTCTGTTAAAATTATCTTCTTCCAGTATAATAGCGTTCCTTTTCCCTCCTTCTTCAAAAGCTTTTACGAAACTAGAGACTCTCATAGAATCCTGACCAGATTTACTGGTAATCACTACTGCATTATTTTTTCCTAAAGAATCTATGGCAAACTGAGCGGCTCTGCGCCCCTCAGTAATCAGGCTGGGACGCATCAGATACGAAAAAGGATTTTCTCCAATCACTGCAGGATTGATCGAGAGAGGATTGAACATATACTTCTGATGCTCACGGGTATATTGAGTAACTTCCTGAATAGGGTCGGCATATAATGGCCCAATAAATACATCCATCAATTCCATTTCCTTCCTGCTTAG harbors:
- a CDS encoding TonB-dependent receptor codes for the protein MKKLVFLSMILLTGFYQTLQAQQKFTLNGYIKDVTNGEELIGVTVLVKEKGAGVVTNVYGFYALSLPPATYEVEFSYVGFQTLTETVDLNSNQELNISLDPSVTEMQEVIISEERADEFKNVERIEMSRNDIPVDLVKKTPALFGEPDIIKTVQMMPGVISAGEGTSGYFVRGGGADQNLILIDEAPIYDPSHFFGLFSVFNADVIKDSELYKGGIPAQFGGRLSSILEVRTKDGNNQQLSGSGSIGLLASKVMLEGPIANENSSFLLSARRSYADVFLKMSPDEDLSENQVYFYDINAKVNWKPDNKNRFFLAAYAGRDAFNFSNIFGFNWGNKTGTFRWNHLFNEKLFSNTTLIASNFDYTLASEQSAAEFDWSANLQEFSLKQDFNYFVNPKNVLSFGLQASYRRFSPGTVKPGSEESYFGNVEMDKMYAMDYALYLSNEQQLTQRLSLLYGLRLSVFQNVGETTIYEYAKNDQGLPDNVNVRITDSTYYGSMKPIKTFANLEPRFSARYLLGKENSLKLSYNRMVQYVHLMSNSTVPVPFNTWTPSSPYLDPQIADQLALGYFQNFNDNMYAFSVETYYKKMQDVTDFADNANLLLNQDAPVEYRQGEGESYGMELFLQKNKGRITGFASYTLSKTELSIPGVNRDQVFAANYDRRHVANIMANYGVNDQWSIGGTFTYSTGRPFTLPVGRYVFDDYNVDLFSDRNSYRLPDFHRLDLSANYEPRRNANRRWKTSWNFAIYNAYNRRNPFTIYTQAIQDEDGNVIDPDKKEARMVYLFPILPSITYRITF
- the hisB gene encoding bifunctional histidinol-phosphatase/imidazoleglycerol-phosphate dehydratase HisB, yielding MKKILFIDRDGTIIIEPEDKQIDSLEKLEFLPKAISNLRKLAEETDYEFVMVTNQDGLGTDSFPEETFWPAHNKMLKILEGEGITFKAIHIDRSFGHENKPTRKPGTAMLTEYMDNEAYDLTHSYVLGDRLTDVALAKNLGAKAIYVSEEQANKAALSTTDWDKIYEFLRLPARTAEVRRTTKETDIEIYLNLDGQGQTNIHTGLGFFDHMLDQLGRHSGADLKVKVKGDLHIDEHHTIEDTALALGEAYRKAIGDKKGIMRYGFLLPMDESLAQVAIDFGGRPWLIWEAEYKREKIGDMPTEMFYHFFKSFSDTSLSNINIKVEGDNEHHKIEATFKALAKAIKMAVSRDLKNLDKLPSTKGVL
- the hemL gene encoding glutamate-1-semialdehyde 2,1-aminomutase, with product MPIFDRSRSLFSKAQQYIPGGVNSPVRAFKAVGGDPLFIKSAKGAYVYDEDNNQYIELINSWGPMILGHSHEIIEKAVSEAIPRSLSFGAPTAKEVEIAALIVDMVPSIEKVRMVNSGTEATMSAVRLARGYTGKDKLIKFAGCYHGHGDSFLIAAGSGAMTMGIPNSPGVTEGTAQDTLLADFNDITSVRKLVETNKGQIAAIILEPVAGNMGCILPKEGFLQDLRKLCDEERIVLIFDEVMTGFRLAKGGAQELYGVTPDMTTLGKIIGGGMPVGAYGGKKEIMDFVSPVGPVYQAGTLSGNPIAMAAGYAILSHLNENSKIYEDLDRVTTKIVNGYRQNLEKLGLNYTLTQQGSMFCLFFTDQEVFDYNSASTSDTELFGKYFRSMLNQGIYLAPSQYEALFVSHAITDEIADRIIDANYQALKEIH
- a CDS encoding tetratricopeptide repeat protein encodes the protein MLSFSVQAQTTQEGASLRDRYEQGKRLYEQRKYEQAIEIFRPLSRQEQSNPYVEYASYYFGLSALKSGQYDLAKNMFLQIISKHSKWDKLGEINYWLANTYFRMGDYNQAMGLVEEIKKSQLSTELKEDVAVMKEYFLEQATSEELKRMLKQYPTDMMVAEQLVKNMSVMLYDADERLLMDSLVQAFDIDMASLGAVSKEASVKKEAYQVAVLLPFLHKNLSPDARQQGNQFILDLYKGIKMAAEDLKQEGINVYVHAYDTERSGEKTHELLSRKEMELMDVFIGPLYADPIQEVTQYTREHQKYMFNPLSINPAVIGENPFSYLMRPSLITEGRRAAQFAIDSLGKNNAVVITSKSGQDSMRVSSFVKAFEEGGKRNAIILEEDNFNRERIGELVEMLNELGEDNLIYVASGKDLIISNTVSAVVMAEHKVPVIGSEEWLEVSTISYDQLEGFEEYLISPSYIDPSNEKFKDFKERYRKRFYEIPNKYTYVGYDLMAYIGNMLDRYGVYFQEFYTQKDKINSLFYSGYDYFNANDNQLVPIVKYEEAQLKQVDVRP